A region of Periplaneta americana isolate PAMFEO1 chromosome 16, P.americana_PAMFEO1_priV1, whole genome shotgun sequence DNA encodes the following proteins:
- the LOC138691811 gene encoding zinc finger protein 235-like produces the protein MDEIKLEAEVDPLSLESQDNKYKIKENMALLEEGNLSHLQLPGIKTECVDHSYDLTSGVKFEDTPEPVSFRMMKCEVEDTPQPVTYPMVKSEVDEDSFDLNRLHQEEKVEISVKEDKVLLESNASNVKNCRSSECHVISRNEDELTQCCSYNLDRSIACNLSHESNKCNRCDACGKCCSGTRNQKIHSRIHTGERRFKCDMCGKSFSQLTSLKHHSRIHTGERPFKCDICGKSFSQLTSLKYHSRIHTGERPFKCGICGKCFSLSASLKYHSRIHTGERPFKCDVCGKCFAGGGVLKIHSRKHTGERPFKCNMCEKSFKQSASLKYHSHFHSGETPFKCDACGKCFSGSGNLKIHSRTHTGERPFKCDICGKSFKQSGGLKYHSHIHTGERPFKCDACGKCFSGTRNLKVHSRTHTGDRPFKCDMCGKSYKQPGSLKYHSRMHKGRCHSNAISVESVSQEEGF, from the exons aTGGATGAGATAAAGCTGGAAGCTGAGGTTGACCCGTTGAGCCTAGAATCGCAagataacaaatataaaataaaagagaatatgGCTTTATTAGAG GAAGGGAATTTATCGCATCTACAACTGCCAGGCATCAAAACAGAAtgtgtggaccatagttatgatCTCACATCTGGGGTAAAATTTGAAGACACTCCAGAGCCTGTTAGCTTTCGCATGATGAAATGTGAAGTTGAAGACACTCCACAGCCAGTTACCTATCCTATGGTGAAgtctgaagttgat GAAGACTCATTCGATCTGAACAGACTTCATCAGGAAGAGAAAGTAGAAATATCTGTAAAGGAAGATAAAGTTTTGCTTGAGAG cAATGCAAGTAATGTTAAAAATTGTCGATCATCAGAATGCCACGTAATTTCTCGTAATGAAGACGAATTAACACAGTGTTGCAGCTACAACCTTGACCGTTCAATTGCTTGTAACTTAAGCCATGAGTCTAATAAGTGTAACAGATGTGATGCCTGTGGAAAGTGTTGCTCAGGAACAAGGAATCAAAAAATTCACTCTCGCATACATACGGGGGAAAGGCGTTTCAAATGCGACATGTGTGGAAAATCTTTCTCGCAGTTGACGAGCCTGAAACATCACTCGCGCATTCACACTGGTgagaggccattcaaatgcgacatttgtggaaaatcaTTTTCACAGTTGACAAGTCTTAAATACCACTCCCGCATTCACACCGGGgagaggccattcaaatgcggaatctgtggaaaatgtttctcacTGTCCGCAAGCCTAAAGTATCACTCCCGCATTCACACCGGGgagaggccattcaaatgcgatgtgtgtggaaagtgtttcgctGGAGGAGGGGTTCTAAAAATTCACTCCCGCAAACATACAGGAGAGAGGCCATTCAAATGCAACATGTGTGAGAAATCTTTCAAACAATCCGCAAGCTTAAAATATCACTCCCACTTTCACTCCGGTGAGACGCCATTCAAATGCGACGcctgtggaaaatgtttctcaggatCAGGGAATCTAAAAATTCACTCCCGCACACATACAGGGGAGAGGCCCTTCAAATGTGACATATGTGGAAAATCTTTCAAACAATCCGGAGGCCTGAAATATCACTCCCACATTCACACTGGTGAGAGACCATTCAAATGCGACgcctgtggaaagtgtttctcaggaACAAGGAATCTAAAAGTCCACTCCCGCACACATACAGGGGATAGGCCCTTCAAATGTGACATGTGTGGAAAGTCTTACAAACAACCTGGAAGTCTGAAATATCACTCCCGCATGCACAAGGGGAGATGCCATTCAAATGCAAtatctgtggaaagtgtttctcaggaAGAGGGATTCTAA